The stretch of DNA CGATGCCGGCTTTGTTTTAATTTTAGAATGGATGTGGTGGCGCGCCTTGCGGAGGCTAAAGGGTTTGACGCGTTTTCAACCACCCTCCTCTATAGCCGATTCCAAAAACATGATTTACTGAAAACAGCGTGTGAAGCCATTTCGGAAAATCATCGCATACCTTTCATTTACAGAGACTGGAGAACCGGATGGAATGAAGGAGTGAAGAGATATCGAAAGCTCGGTTTTTATCGCCAGAAATATTGCGGTTGTCTTTACAGTGAGAAAGAAAGGGCAAAAAAGATCATGTAAGTTTAAAAAATAGACGAAGGGGTCTTTTCTGGAAATTGGCCTGTTGCCTACTTGCCTCAAGGTGAGTTATAACTATAGTTCGTCACCTTCCAGGGTTGTGGGAAATGGCCTATGTCTTTATTGAAAACATGCGGTGGGCGTAACAGAAGTGTTGTTCCCGTTCTTTTGGTAATATGTCTGGTGTTGATTCAGACAAGTTCCGTCTACCCCGAATCTCCTATCGAAATAAAGAAGAGTGTTGAGGGATTCCACAGACCGTGGATCATGATCGGGCTTTCTCCCGATGGATGTTCAGGCGGCTGTCGCAGGCTTCGTTCAGTAATTACGGAGTTGAGCAAAAACAGTAATGTAGTTACTCTGGACTTTAGGACCGCCACATTTGAAATAATTTCCGATCTTGACCCTGAATTTATCGTCTTGAGTCCGCAGGGAACTCCCTGGTGTCGTTACACGGGAACCACAGGTGTAGCGTTGCAAAATTTTCTATGGTTGGTTCCCCGCGTGGTGGACGAGTTGGACATCCCCATTCTGGGAGTATGCGGAGGGCATCAGGCTATTGCGCTAGCCTTCGGAGGAAAAGTCGGGCCAATTCGGGCTGGAGAAGATGATTGCATGCCTTATACTCGGGATCGCCAATCTGGGGTTACCAGGTTGAACCAGGATACGAAAGATCCCATTTTTGTGGGACTGGATAATCAGATCAACATAGTTGAGAGCCACTATGATGAGGTCAAAGCTCTTCCTCCCGGATTCGTGCTTTTGGCCTCGGACAAAACGAGTCGCAATCAGATCATCAGACATCCGTATAAACCCATTTATGGAATTCAGGGGCATCCGGAAAGCTTTTTTGGATCCAGACCCGATGGAGGATTCCTAATAAGAAATTTTTTACATATAGCTTCAACCTACAATGAAAATGTGCGTTGGCTTCAAAAAAATTCGAATATACAGTTATCTCTAAAAAAACTTGATTAGATACATTAATGGCATCTATGGATTCTCCTTTGTTGGGAATTCGCGGATGTTAACGCGGGCGACATACATTGGTCGCTTTTGATTCTAAACACGGAGGTTGCCTATGGGCGATGAAGATCAGAAGATTCTAGTCGTAGGTGGTGGCATAAGCGGGATGACAGTCGCTATCGAAGCCGCCGAAACAGGCGCTAACGTGGTCATAGTGGAACGGAATCCGTATTTGGGAGGCCGAGTGGCTCAACTGAATCAGTACTTCCCTAAACTGTGCCCACCAACATGTGGTCTTGAAATCAATTTTAGAAGAATCAAGAACAATCCCAACATTTCCTTATTTACTCTGGCTGAAATCAAGTCAATATCCGGCCAAGCCGGAGACTATACAGTCACAGTTCAGATTAACCCCAGATATGTTAACGATAATTGTACAGCTTGCGGCAAATGCGCAGAAGCTTGCGACACTAGCGTTCCTAACACGGTCAATTACGGTATGGATTCCATGAAGGCGGCTTACCTGCCTCATCAGATGGCATATCCATTCAAGTATGTTCTGGCTCCTGAAATTATTGGAACCGATGAAGCGGCAAAATGCCTCGAAGCTTGCCCCTACAACGCGATTGATTTGAGTATGAAACCCGAGACCATCAGTCTGAAAGTCGGGGCAATCGTTTGGGCGACCGGATGGGATCCCTATGAAGTGGAAAAGGTGGATTACCTGGGTTTCGGACGTTTCCCCGACGTTGTGACGAGCGTGATGTTCGAAAGGCTTGCTGCGTTTAACGGTCCTACAAGCGGGAAGATACTCCGACCGTCTGATGGGAAGGAAGTCAAGAGCGTCGCTTTTATCCAGTGCGCAGGCTCCAGAGACGAAAATCATCTGGCCTACTGCTCCGGTATTTGTTGTCTCGCTTCCTTAAAACAATCGACCTACATTCGGGAGAGGGTACCTGACAGCAAGGCTTTTATATATTACATCGATATTCGAGCCATGGGAAAGTACGAAGATTTCTATACAAAAGTTCAGCAGGATGAAAACCTTTCCCTGATCAAGAGTAAAATCGCCCGGGTTTCCGAAGATAAGGAGACTGGAGGTCTACTCGTTGAAGGTGAAGATGTCGGCGCCGGATCGAAGGTGCGCCAGGTAGTGGATTTGGTTGTGCTTGCTGTCGGTATGAGGCCCGGAACTTCGAAGATCAAGCCTGAACTGGACATGAATTATGATGACTTCGGATTCGTGACTGGTTCGGGAGAATCCGGAATCATCCCGGCAGGATGTGTCAAAGCGCCGATGGAGGTCGCGGCGTCTGTCCAGGATGCCACTGCCGCGGCTCTAAAGGCGATTCAAGTGGCGGTGCGGAGGTAACCCATATGGATCAGAATCTTGGTGTTTATATATGTTCAGGCTGCGGAATAGGTGAAGCTATCGATGTCGACGCATTGGCCGGTGTAATTGGAGAATTTACCGTGGCCAAAACTGCGACCCATCCATGTTTGTGCGGTTCTGAGGGCGCTCAGATCATTAGAGATGATATAGCGTCCGGGGCAGTCAATTCAGTAATTATAGCGGCGTGCTCAGGACGCGTAAAATCAGACGTATTCGCTTTTGATCCGATGCAAACCATACTGGAAAGAGTGAATCTGCGTGAACACGTCGCGTGGTGTCAACCCGCTGGCCATGAAGATACTCAGGCCATGGCCGAAGATTATCTCCGCATGGGCATTGTCCGAGTGGAGAAATCTACCTTGCCTACTCCCTTTCTCGAAGCGCTTGACAAAACCATCTTAGTCGTCGGCGGCGGAGTAGCTGGGATGCAGGCGGCTCTTGACGCGGCCAATGCGGGCTATAGTGTGAAACTGGTCGAGAAAGAGCCGGAACTTGGCGGCCATATGGCGAAATGGAACAAGAATACTCCCACAATTCCTCCGTACCAGGAAATTGAAGATATCGATCTTTCCACCAGGATTGATCAGATAATGAACAACCAGAATATTCAGGTATTCAAGAACGCGGAGATCGAAAAGATTTCAGGCGCTCCAGGAATGTTCGACGTCACATTAAAGAATGGCGCCGGATCTATGAAAATTGGATCTATAGTGCTTGCAGCAGGTTGGAAGCCCTACGACGCCACAAAGCTGGAAAACCTCGGATTTCAAAAATTCCCCGATGTCGTGACAAACGTGCAGGTCGAGGAAATGGCGAAATCCGGTTCACTGGCTTGCCCATCGGATGGTTCTTCCCCTTCCGCTGTCGCATTCATCCAGTGCGCAGGTTCACGCGATCAGGATCATCTGCCCTATTGTAGCGCTGTATGCTGCCGAGTCTCTCTAAAACAGGCTTTGTATTTCAAGGAACAAAATGAGGAAACCAAGGTTGTTGTTTTCTACAAAGACATGAGAACCCCCGAACAAGCCGAGGAATTTTACAAAAAGGTCCAGAAGGACGGGGTAATCTTCGTGAAAACCGACACCTCAAAAATTTCCATGAGTGAAGGTTCGGAGAAGAAACTTTCCATAGAAGCCATTGATGAGCTTCTAGGCGAACCTATAATGATGGAATTCGATATGGTAGTTCTAGCCACTGGTATGCAGCCCGCTGTTCTGGACAACCCAATACTTAATCTTGAGTATCGACAGGGCCCGGCATTACCTGAGCTAAAATACGGCTTTCCGGATTCCCACTTCGTATGTTTCCCATATGAAACCAGAAGAACAGGCATATATACCGCTGGTTGCGTACGACAACCAATGACGGCTACCAGATCCTCGAGTGACGGTACCGGGGCCGCTTTGAAGGCCATTCAATGTGTTGAGCTATCAGCTCAAGGCAAGGCGGTTCATCCCAGAGCGGGGGATTTGTCTTATCCCAATTTGTTTATCCAGAGGTGCACCCAGTGCAAACGTTGTACAGAAGAATGTCCTTTCGGTATGTATAACGAGGACATCAAGGGGACACCCCTGCCCCACCCCACCAGATGCAGACGATGCGCCATCTGCATGGGTTCTTGCCCGGAGAGGATTATATCCTTCAACAATTATTCCGTTGACATGATCGGCTCTATGATCAAATCGATCAATGTTCCGGAAGAATATGATGAAAAACCCAGGATTTTAGGATTAATTTGTGAAAATGACGCCTTCCCGGCTGTTGATATGGTAGGGTTGAACAAGCTTCAATATCCTCCATGGGTTCGCTTCATCCCTTTGCGCTGTCTCGGATCTATAAATCTCGTGTGGATTGCGGACGCCCTGTCCAAGGGTATTGATGGCATTGTCCTGTTCGGATGTAAATATGGGGATGACTATCAGTGTCATTTTATTCAGGGAAGCGAACTCGCCAATACCAGGATGAGCAAGGTCAAGGAAACTCTTGACCGCCTGGTCCTTGAATCTGACCGCATCAGACTGGAACAACTGTCGATCGATGACTACTACAGGATTCCTCAAATCCTTGAAGAATTTTCAGCGAGACTCGAGGAACTCGGGCCCAACCCATACAAAGGTTTCTAAACGAAGGACGTGAAATGGAAACTAAAATACCATTCCTAGAAGTCAGTGACGCTATAGTAATGTCAGGGGCGGAAACGCTATACTGGTGCATGCAGTGCGGACTTTGCACCGGATCCTGTCCGTGGAGGCTAGTGTCCGGAGAAGCCTCTGAACAGTTCAACATCAGATTAGTTCAACGTATGGGACAACTGGGCCTTGAAGGGTTTGAGTCGGAAAACTGCCTATTTGCTTGTACAACCTGCCGAACTTGCGCCGACAGGTGTCCACGTGGTGTTGACATAATCGGCAATGTCAGAGGTATGAGAAGTATGCTTGCCGAGGTTGGCACAATTCCCCCAAGCTTGAAGCCAATCGTGGGAAGTCTCCATTCCCAAGGCAATCCATGGTCAGGTCCGAGGGAAAAGCGAACAGAATGGACCGAGGGGCTCGATATTCCAAGTTTTTCCGAGGATACCGAGTATTTGCTTTTTGTGTGCTGTACATCCTGCTACGACATCAGGAGCCGTAAAATAGCAAAAGCCGTGGTGAAATCGCTTAGAGCGGCTGGTGTCAGTTTCGGAATAATCGGAGCTGAAGAGAGTTGCTGCGGTGAATCCATCAGAAAGGTCGGCGACGAGGCCCTTTTTCAAAAGCTCGCCGAATCAAATATCAATCTCTACAACAATAAGGGTGTAAAGAAAATAATAGTGACTTCACCACACTGTCTCTACACATTCAAGAATGAATATCCGGAGCTTGGTGGAAAATGGGAAGTCTATCATTACACAGAGATTCTTGCCGAAGCGCTAAAATCCGGTAAGTTGAAACCAGCGGGAGAGCCTACCGGACCTGTGGCCCTGCATGACCCATGTTATCTTGGCAGGCACAACGATATTTATGATCAACCGAGGGAACTCATCGAAGGACTGCCAGGGGCTGAGGTTCGAGAGTTGTCAAGAAATCGCAAGAACAGCTTGTGTTGCGGCGGCGGTGGCGGACGCGTGTGGATGGAAACCAAGGCTGGCGAGCGTTTCGCTGAACTTCGTATCTCTGAAGCTTTGGAAGCGGGGGCCGAGACTTTAGTTACAGCATGCCCCTACTGTATAACGATGTTGGAAGATTCCTGTAACGTTATGGGGAAAGCGGATCAGCTTAAAGTTATGGATCTGTCGGAACTTGTAGCGGAAAAGATATAAACATTCGCGAAAAGACCATGAGTTGTCGATGGAGGGACCGTAGTAACACGGGCCCTCCTTTTTTTGTCCCGTGTCAACTATTCTGAGATTGCCATGCGTTTGCTCTAGCGCCTCTGTCAGCAGTCTGTTTGAGCATCCGTATTACTTCTGCCATATCCGCGGGTAGCCCAGAGGAAAACTGCAATTCATTTTCAGTAATGGGGTGTTTGAACGCTAGAAAAGCCGCATGAAGAGCCTGTCTTTTCAGAATCATCCGTATCTGATTGAGAAGAGGATCTGTGTTTTTTTGTTTCCTGGATCCTACGCCATAAACCCCGTCCCCTAGGACAGGCAAACCTATTGAAGCCAGATGTACTCGAATCTGGTGGGTTCTTCCCGTTTGAGGACGAATCTCCATCAAACAGACTCCTTCATATCTCTCTTTCACACTCCAACAGGTAATGGCTGTTCTACCTTTCCGTGTCACCGTAGAAATTTTCTTGCGGTCGGACCGGCTTCTCCCAAGTTCCCTGTCAACAATCCCGGTTTCCGAATTAGGAGCGCCGCGAACCAAAGCCATGTAGATTCGTCCGGTCGAATGGCGCCTGAACTGTTCTGAAAGGCCCTCATAAGCTGCTTGAGTCTTCGCGACAACCATCACTCCAGAAGTGTCCTTATCGAGTCGATGGACAATCCCCCAACGTCCAGACTCTCCTACTCCGATCATCTCCGGCCTAGACTTGACCAGTATTTCCATGAGCGTAGGAGCCTCTTTGCCTGCCCCAGGATGGACGATGAGTCCCGGAGGTTTATCCAGGACTATCATGTCATCGTCCTCAAAAATGATTGTCGGTTCTGGCCCTGCGTCAAATGTTATTGCGGTATTCTCATCTTTGTCCGGAATTTTGATCAGAATAGCTTGTCCCGGTCTTATGATCGTTGACGGTCTTATCTTCTCGGCGTCCACCAAAATCTGCCCGGTTCTTATCATTCGGGATAAAGAGGATCGGGTCAGCTTTCCAGTTAACAGATCGGCTAACAACTTGTCGGCTCTGGAAGGGGCAGCGGTTTGAGGCACAATCAAATCTTGAGAAACACTAAGGAATTCATCAGGCGTTGTCTTCAATTTTCTCCGTATTGGCGAGAGCAAAATCTACCACGAACTCCGAGCCACCATTTTCAGGACAGTCAACATAATTCCTGCAATTTGAGCATGACTCCACTACGTCTGAAGATTCGACACCTTTTTCAGTCAGATATCTGCAACGGTTACTGAAAAAGGACAATCTAAATCCATACAGTTCTGAAAACATCTTGATTCTGAGAAGATCTATTCCTTTACCGCCGGCGTTAAAAGAATAGGGTCTGCGACTCGAATAGTTATCAGTGTCCTGCACTGGGTAAAACCCCTCGAAGATAAGCTCCTTGTCTTTGTCAGGTATTCCAACTCCCTTATCCTTAACCGTCAGAAGGTAACGGCCTCCCTTGATTCTCCCAAGGACGTCCACTTTACCTCCATCAGGCGTAGCCTCAATCGCGTTTCTGATCAGGCCCTCCATGATAGCCTGAAGCACGTGAGTAGGAATCAACAGCCTACCTTGTTCCAGGTTAAAGTTGATTGCAACCTTACGCTTTTGCTCATCTGCCTTTTGTTGGATAAATTGGGACATTGACCGGCCAAAGTTCTGTATGTCGATCAAATCGAGTTTATCGTGCCTTGTTGGAAATGTTTTTTCCAGCCATTTGTGAATAACAGTCGCTGCGTTCTTGATTTCTGGTGTCCATTCCGACTGTACATCCATGAGATCCAAGGCTGACTGAAGAAAGCCCGTTATGTATCGTTTTTCCCAGGAATAGCCTGTCATCACTATGCTTTCAACTTGAGATTCCAGTCGACTAAGACTTTGAAGATGACGATTTATCCTAGCCAGAGCGTTGTCAAAGTCTGAAATTCCTTTTTCCAGGAATTTCTTCTCCATATTGATCAGGGTGCCGCGTATAATGGCCAGAGGGGTTCGCAGTTCGTGAGATAAGTGGTTGAGGACCTTGGTTTTAACACGGTTCATATTCTCAAGGTCATGGTAAGATGTCATCAGTTCTTGAAAGAATGTAGCGTTCTCCACCGCCAGCGCCACTACTCCCGCCAGGGATGAAAGCAATTGAACGTCATCCGCAGAGAATCGGCCATCCTTCTTATTCATTACCACCAGACAGCCAATGGTTTTTTCACGCGTATTAAGAGGGACTATTATCTCATTCCGAATGATCAGACCGGTTCTCTTCTCAAAGGTCTTGAAAAACAGAGGATTCTCGTTTGGATCATTTATTAGGGCCGCTTCACCCGATTGAAAAACCTGTCCACTTATGCTGCCTTCAATCGGGAGCCTCAAATCTACCCCCTTGGCATTTATCAGGCCCTTGTTATCTTGCACTTCCCTCCAGTAGAGATCGTTGGCGCCTTCATCATACAGAAGAACTCCTCCAGCTTCTGTTTCCATGGCGCTTCTAAGGTCACTAATGATAACCTCGAGTAGATGATCAAGATCCATGGTGGTCGCGAGAGCCATACTAGAGCGATACAATATTTCAAGAGCATCGCGAGACTGTTTGAGTTTCTTGTAAAATGTAGCGTTGTCTACCGCCAGGGCGACACTTGACGCCATCGAACTTAAGAGGGCTTCATCCTGTTCGGTGAAATCGCCACCAATTTTGTTCATTGCCATCAAGACACCGATGGTCTTTTCAGGAGATCGAAGCGGAACTTGCAAGACCTTGCGGATCTCGAAACCACTTTTTTCTGAAATTCCTGGATAATATCGGGGATCTTTGGATGTATCATTAACGATAGCTGATTTGTTGTTCTGAAAAACCCAGCCGGCGATGCTTCTGTCCATCGGGAATCTTAAGACTTCCGTCTGATGCGCCAGTATTTTTCGGGCGTCCTTTACTTGCCGCCAGTAAAGATCTCCCCTGTTTTCGTCGTAGAGGAGCACACCGCTCCCTTCGGTGAGAAGCGCCTTGTTAACTTCATCTATAACGATCAGCAATAGTTGATCCAAATCCACTGTAGAGGCAAGGGCTTGGGATACATTACATAAAACAGCCAGGTCAAAGAGTTCATGATGTTCCTGATCCATTGCAGTATCTATTAGCTGACCGGTCAGACGTTCTAACTCCTGTACTCTTCGTTCTAATTCCTCATACGTGGGTTTTCGCATGAATCGGTCTCCTGTGCCTCAAAACGCCGGAACTAATACAAACCAAATAACCAGCCTGGAAATTTTATATTCTTGCGGCTGATCTACATATATCTCTAAAATTGTTTACCCCGGTAAAAAACTCTCTCATCATTACCACCCACAAATAAAGTCCTTTACGCGTTAAAAAAAGCATTCTACCACTATTACGTATGGCGCCGACAAGTCTAAAACCAAAAAGTTCTTTCCACAATATCTTGGAAAAAGCACCTTCAAAGAGTTTTTCCGCCTTTTCCAGATCTAAAGAGGCTCCAAACAGAGTCATCATGAAATAATACCTGGCTTGCTCAAGAGAATTGAATCCTTTCCTCGCCATTAAAGGAAATTTGCCGGCTCTTACGCGGTCTATGTAGTCGGGAATTGAAAAAGTATTGGCGAAGCATGTACCATGAACATAGCCGAAAGATCCACTGCCAACCCCAACATATTCATCATAATTGACTATATATTCATCAATCATGGTCTTTTTTCTTGAGAAACACCATGCCGTTCCGGTTGAGTATTCATCACTCAGCGAATCATATATTTCGTTATAAAAAGTCTTCTCCTGCCGATAACTTATTGATCCGAATCGTTTTGCAAGCTCGCTCCTGGTAATGTCCGAAACCATTAGGGGATAGAAGGTGGCCTGATCCGCTTTCATTTCCTTTATGATTGAAACATCATTTCTGAGCATTTTAATAGTCTGAGTAGGGAAATTGAATATCATGTCTATGTTCAACGTATCGAACCTACCCAGAATTCCTGTCAGTTTTTGTATGATTTCATTTCCTGAGCCGTATTTGTGATATCTACTCATCTGCTGGAGCATTGAGTCATCAAAACTTTGGACCCCGACAGACAACCGGTTAACCCCCGAATCAAGGAGGATACTCACTATCTCTTCGGTCAAGTGGTTTGGATTAGTTTCGATGGAAACTTCCTGCACACTAAAATCTTTTCTAAGTTTGTTTAACAGGGAGTTAATTTCTTTGGGCATCACGGTTGGAGTCCCGCCTCCGATGTATACGGATCTAAAGTCAAATCCCAGATCCTTGTACATCTCGATCTCCAACTCCAAGGCCTTGAAATATTCGACTGCGAGTTCTTCTTGGAAAACGTATCTGTTGAAAGAGCAGTAAGGGCATAGTTCCTCGCAAAACGGGATATGTATGTAAATCAGGTAGTTGCAGTCAGCCATAGGGACCGGCGGGATCAAATCCTCAAATTCGTTGAAACTGAGGCTATGTGCAAAATTGTACTTCAGATATTTAGTAAGAGCGGCTTCTAGTATCATCCTATGCCTATTTCCTTTTTAATATACGCTACCGGGGGAACCCTTATGATAAGAGCTAGGTTTTTTACGCATTATAGCAAACAAGCCCATTCCCACAAGGAATCCTCCTATATGAGCCCAGTAAGCGACTCCTCCCGAATCCGGGCTTCCAATCTGAGAAGCGCCCCCAACGAACTGGAAAACAAACCAGAACAGCAAGAAAATGAAAGCGGGTATTTCTATGAAACGGATTATTATGAAAATTATGAGCAGTGTATGAATCCTCGCATGCGGAAAACCAAGAAGGTAAGCTCCCAGCACTCCGGAAATAGCTCCGCTCGCGCCGATCATAGGAATTTTCGACATTGGACTAAAAATGATCTGGAGTAGGCCTGATCCTACGCCACAGAGAATGTAGAATATGAGATAACGAATCCGTCCTAAACGGTCCTCTACGTTGTCTCCGAATATCCACAAAAACCACATGTTGCCCAAGATATGCAGCCAGCCCGCATGTAAGAACATCGAAGTAAACATAGGCGCCACCGCATTGTTCCATACACCTCCCGGTAATACCGTTGAAAACAGGAACCTGTATGGAATGAGACCAAAGTGGGTAGCGACCATGTCCGCTCCGCGCGCCCCAAGTGACGCCTCGTAAAACCACACGCAAGAATTCACGCCTATTATTGAAGCAGTTACTATTGGAAAGGCGCCGGACGGTTCACTATCTCTCAGGGGGATCATGAGGGTCTCTAATAATAGGGTCCAACGGGTCGGGCCATGGAATCACCCTATACGAATGATTCCATGTCTGAAAACTTTTTACGATCTACTCAACGACACGTCTGAAACCATGCTCAACAGCATCTAGTGTTTCTTCAAGCGTGGAGACGACAGGGACAAAATAGGGCCTATGATTTGCTCAAAAGCCTTAGACGTCGGAGAGGCGGGATACTCAGTTACGAAGGGTTTTCCATCATCAGAAGCGGTGACGACTCTAGGATCGATCGGAACTGCGCCCAAAAAACGGAATCCCGTTTCCCTGGCCAGTTTCTCACCACCGCCAGTTTTGAACAACGGATGACTTGCTCCACACGTAGGGCACACAAAGCCGCTCATATTCTCTATGATGCCAAAAATCGGCATTCCAAGACTCTTACAGAAATTTATTGATTTCCTGACATCCCTGATAGCGACTTTTTGTGGAGTGGTCACTATTATCGCTTGGGATCTCGGAGGAGCCATCTGACAAATGGATAGCGGCTCATCACCTGTCCCAGGGGGAGCGTCCACAATCAAGAAATCAAGGTGTCCCCAGTCAACTTCCGATAGGAATTCGTGGATCATTCTGTGTTTCATGGGGCCACGCCATATGACGGCCTGATCTTTGTTTTCACGAATTATGAACTCAATGGACATAACTTTGAGATTCTTTGCTATCTTTATTGGTTCGAGTCCTTTCCCTGTGCCTTGCTCTACTTCCGCCCCTTCCAAGCCAAGCAATGTCGGCACACTCGGACCATGAAAATCAATATCCAAAAGCCCGACTTCTTTATCCGCAGCGGCTAGAGCGGCAGCTAAGTTAACCGCCACGGTACTCTTGCCGACTCCGCCTTTTCCCGAGAGAACGAGGAGGGTATTATCAATTCTGGTAAGGGTATCGGCCAATTTCAAATCTTCTCGAAGTTCTTCAATCTGCTCTTTGGTCAAAGGCGCTTTCTTTTTTTCCAGCATACTGTTTCTCCTACCAATGGACCTACGAGATCCCTATGCTTTCAAGTAGCTTTCTTGATTTCACTCGATGCACATCCGTTCCAACTTCTTTTGGACTCATACCAAGAGACAATCCAATTAGCTGGGTTAAGTAGAACGTGGGAACCTTGACAAGGTCCTTAAATTTTCTGGATAAGGCAATCTGT from Desulfomonilaceae bacterium encodes:
- a CDS encoding GAF domain-containing protein produces the protein MRKPTYEELERRVQELERLTGQLIDTAMDQEHHELFDLAVLCNVSQALASTVDLDQLLLIVIDEVNKALLTEGSGVLLYDENRGDLYWRQVKDARKILAHQTEVLRFPMDRSIAGWVFQNNKSAIVNDTSKDPRYYPGISEKSGFEIRKVLQVPLRSPEKTIGVLMAMNKIGGDFTEQDEALLSSMASSVALAVDNATFYKKLKQSRDALEILYRSSMALATTMDLDHLLEVIISDLRSAMETEAGGVLLYDEGANDLYWREVQDNKGLINAKGVDLRLPIEGSISGQVFQSGEAALINDPNENPLFFKTFEKRTGLIIRNEIIVPLNTREKTIGCLVVMNKKDGRFSADDVQLLSSLAGVVALAVENATFFQELMTSYHDLENMNRVKTKVLNHLSHELRTPLAIIRGTLINMEKKFLEKGISDFDNALARINRHLQSLSRLESQVESIVMTGYSWEKRYITGFLQSALDLMDVQSEWTPEIKNAATVIHKWLEKTFPTRHDKLDLIDIQNFGRSMSQFIQQKADEQKRKVAINFNLEQGRLLIPTHVLQAIMEGLIRNAIEATPDGGKVDVLGRIKGGRYLLTVKDKGVGIPDKDKELIFEGFYPVQDTDNYSSRRPYSFNAGGKGIDLLRIKMFSELYGFRLSFFSNRCRYLTEKGVESSDVVESCSNCRNYVDCPENGGSEFVVDFALANTEKIEDNA
- a CDS encoding gamma-glutamyl-gamma-aminobutyrate hydrolase family protein (Members of this family of hydrolases with an active site Cys residue belong to MEROPS family C26.) gives rise to the protein MSLLKTCGGRNRSVVPVLLVICLVLIQTSSVYPESPIEIKKSVEGFHRPWIMIGLSPDGCSGGCRRLRSVITELSKNSNVVTLDFRTATFEIISDLDPEFIVLSPQGTPWCRYTGTTGVALQNFLWLVPRVVDELDIPILGVCGGHQAIALAFGGKVGPIRAGEDDCMPYTRDRQSGVTRLNQDTKDPIFVGLDNQINIVESHYDEVKALPPGFVLLASDKTSRNQIIRHPYKPIYGIQGHPESFFGSRPDGGFLIRNFLHIASTYNENVRWLQKNSNIQLSLKKLD
- a CDS encoding RluA family pseudouridine synthase; the encoded protein is MKTTPDEFLSVSQDLIVPQTAAPSRADKLLADLLTGKLTRSSLSRMIRTGQILVDAEKIRPSTIIRPGQAILIKIPDKDENTAITFDAGPEPTIIFEDDDMIVLDKPPGLIVHPGAGKEAPTLMEILVKSRPEMIGVGESGRWGIVHRLDKDTSGVMVVAKTQAAYEGLSEQFRRHSTGRIYMALVRGAPNSETGIVDRELGRSRSDRKKISTVTRKGRTAITCWSVKERYEGVCLMEIRPQTGRTHQIRVHLASIGLPVLGDGVYGVGSRKQKNTDPLLNQIRMILKRQALHAAFLAFKHPITENELQFSSGLPADMAEVIRMLKQTADRGARANAWQSQNS
- a CDS encoding epoxyqueuosine reductase QueH; this encodes MKILLHACCAPCLVIPYDDLSKEGHEVTAFFFNPNIHPYSENLRRQDAFNSYTEVNDIRVMKDDTGLEMEDWFREIVFREPQRCRLCFNFRMDVVARLAEAKGFDAFSTTLLYSRFQKHDLLKTACEAISENHRIPFIYRDWRTGWNEGVKRYRKLGFYRQKYCGCLYSEKERAKKIM
- a CDS encoding (Fe-S)-binding protein; the encoded protein is METKIPFLEVSDAIVMSGAETLYWCMQCGLCTGSCPWRLVSGEASEQFNIRLVQRMGQLGLEGFESENCLFACTTCRTCADRCPRGVDIIGNVRGMRSMLAEVGTIPPSLKPIVGSLHSQGNPWSGPREKRTEWTEGLDIPSFSEDTEYLLFVCCTSCYDIRSRKIAKAVVKSLRAAGVSFGIIGAEESCCGESIRKVGDEALFQKLAESNINLYNNKGVKKIIVTSPHCLYTFKNEYPELGGKWEVYHYTEILAEALKSGKLKPAGEPTGPVALHDPCYLGRHNDIYDQPRELIEGLPGAEVRELSRNRKNSLCCGGGGGRVWMETKAGERFAELRISEALEAGAETLVTACPYCITMLEDSCNVMGKADQLKVMDLSELVAEKI
- a CDS encoding FAD-dependent oxidoreductase — protein: MDQNLGVYICSGCGIGEAIDVDALAGVIGEFTVAKTATHPCLCGSEGAQIIRDDIASGAVNSVIIAACSGRVKSDVFAFDPMQTILERVNLREHVAWCQPAGHEDTQAMAEDYLRMGIVRVEKSTLPTPFLEALDKTILVVGGGVAGMQAALDAANAGYSVKLVEKEPELGGHMAKWNKNTPTIPPYQEIEDIDLSTRIDQIMNNQNIQVFKNAEIEKISGAPGMFDVTLKNGAGSMKIGSIVLAAGWKPYDATKLENLGFQKFPDVVTNVQVEEMAKSGSLACPSDGSSPSAVAFIQCAGSRDQDHLPYCSAVCCRVSLKQALYFKEQNEETKVVVFYKDMRTPEQAEEFYKKVQKDGVIFVKTDTSKISMSEGSEKKLSIEAIDELLGEPIMMEFDMVVLATGMQPAVLDNPILNLEYRQGPALPELKYGFPDSHFVCFPYETRRTGIYTAGCVRQPMTATRSSSDGTGAALKAIQCVELSAQGKAVHPRAGDLSYPNLFIQRCTQCKRCTEECPFGMYNEDIKGTPLPHPTRCRRCAICMGSCPERIISFNNYSVDMIGSMIKSINVPEEYDEKPRILGLICENDAFPAVDMVGLNKLQYPPWVRFIPLRCLGSINLVWIADALSKGIDGIVLFGCKYGDDYQCHFIQGSELANTRMSKVKETLDRLVLESDRIRLEQLSIDDYYRIPQILEEFSARLEELGPNPYKGF
- a CDS encoding CoB--CoM heterodisulfide reductase iron-sulfur subunit A family protein, giving the protein MGDEDQKILVVGGGISGMTVAIEAAETGANVVIVERNPYLGGRVAQLNQYFPKLCPPTCGLEINFRRIKNNPNISLFTLAEIKSISGQAGDYTVTVQINPRYVNDNCTACGKCAEACDTSVPNTVNYGMDSMKAAYLPHQMAYPFKYVLAPEIIGTDEAAKCLEACPYNAIDLSMKPETISLKVGAIVWATGWDPYEVEKVDYLGFGRFPDVVTSVMFERLAAFNGPTSGKILRPSDGKEVKSVAFIQCAGSRDENHLAYCSGICCLASLKQSTYIRERVPDSKAFIYYIDIRAMGKYEDFYTKVQQDENLSLIKSKIARVSEDKETGGLLVEGEDVGAGSKVRQVVDLVVLAVGMRPGTSKIKPELDMNYDDFGFVTGSGESGIIPAGCVKAPMEVAASVQDATAAALKAIQVAVRR